One genomic window of Ictalurus punctatus breed USDA103 chromosome 23, Coco_2.0, whole genome shotgun sequence includes the following:
- the psmc4 gene encoding 26S proteasome regulatory subunit 6B isoform X1, with the protein MLSSRPQTGLSFLAPEPEDLEDLYSRYKKLQQELEFLEVQEEYIKDEQKNLKKEFLHAQEEVKRIQSIPLVIGQFLEAVDQNTAIVGSTTGSNYYVRILSTIDRELLKPNASVALHKHSNALVDVLPPEADSSIMMLTSDQKPDVMYADIGGMDIQKQEVREAVELPLTHFELYKQIGIDPPRGVLMYGPPGCGKTMLAKAVAHHTTAAFIRVVGSEFVQKYLGEGPRMVRDVFRLAKENAPAIIFIDEIDAIATKRFDAQTGADREVQRILLELLNQMDGFDQNVNVKVIMATNRADTLDPALLRPGRLDRKIEFPVPDRRQKRLIFTTITSKMNLSEEVDLEDYVARPDKISGADINSICQEAGMLAVRENRYIVLAKDFEKAYKTVIKKDEQEHEFYK; encoded by the exons ATGCTGAGCTCACGGCCTCAGACCGGTTTGTCCTTTTTGGCCCCAGAACCTGAGGATCTGGAAGATCTGTACAGCAGATATAAG AAGCTGCAGCAGGAGCTGGAGTTTTTGGAGGTGCAGGAGGAGTACATTAAGGATGAGCAGAAGAACCTGAAGAAGGAGTTCCTCCACGCTCAGGAGGAGGTGAAGAGGATCCAGAGCATCCCGCTGGTCATCGGACAGTTCCTGGAAGCCGTGGACCAGAACACCGCCATCGTGGGTTCCACTACAG ggtCGAATTACTACGTGCGGATCCTGAGCACTATAGACAGAGAGCTGCTGAAGCCCAACGCCTCGGTGGCTCTGCACAAACACAGCAACGCTCTGGTGGACGTTCTGCCCCCGGAGGCTGACAGCAGCATCATGATGCTCACCTCGG ATCAGAAGCCGGATGTGATGTACGCTGATATCGGAGGGATGGACATCCAGAAGCAGGAGGTGCGGGAGGCCGTGGAGCTGCCCCTCACACACTTTGAGCTCTATAAGCAG ATTGGTATCGACCCCCCGAGAGGAGTGCTGATGTACGGGCCGCCCGGCTGTGGGAAAACCATGCTGGCAAAAGCCGTGGCTCACCACACCACAG CGGCGTTTATCCGCGTCGTGGGCTCAGAGTTTGTTCAGAAGTACCTGGGTGAAGGGCCGCGTATGGTCAGAGACGTGTTCCGATTGGCCAAAGAGAACGCACCTGCCATCATCTTCATCGACGAGATCGACGCCATCGCCACCAAGCGCTTCGACGCTCAGACCGGAG cTGACCGAGAGGTGCAGAGAATCCTCCTGGAGCTCCTGAATCAGATGGACGGATTCGACCAGAACGTCAATGTGAAG GTGATCATGGCCACTAACAGGGCCGACACTCTGGACCCAGCTCTGCTGCGTCCAGGTCGTTTGGACCGTAAGATCGAGTTTCCTGTGCCAGACCGCAGACAGAAGCGCCTTAtcttcaccaccatcaccagCAAGATGAACCTGTCTGAGGAGGTGGACCTGGAGGACT atgttgCTCGACCTGACAAGATCTCTGGAGCGGATATTAACTCTATCTGCCAGGAG GCTGGTATGCTGGCCGTGCGTGAAAACCGTTATATCGTCCTGGCCAAGGATTTCGAGAAGGCTTACAAGACGGTGATCAAGAAGGACGAGCAGGAGCACGAGTTCTACAAGTAG
- the scn1ba gene encoding sodium channel, voltage-gated, type I, beta a — protein sequence MCVFLSWVKMPAVQMMWLSVLLLCVIQARLSSAACVEVDSDTEAVAGKDFKLGCISCKMRGEVDATATVDWFFMAKGESEFTHIYSYSEMMGNVIDERFTDRIEWVGSKKTLDLQDGSLNILNITYNDTGTYRCYFDRTLFFDYYEFRTNATKFITINVVAKETRGLASILSEVMMYVSIIGLQLWLLVEMVYCYRKIAAAGEEALRESAAEYLAITSESKDNCTGVAVAE from the exons atgtgtgtgttcctctccTGGGTGAAGATGCCTGCAGTCCAGATGATGTGGCTCTCCGTACTGCTGCTGTGTGTCATACAGG CTCGGCTCAGCAGCGCGGCGTGTGTGGAGGTCGACTCGGACACCGAGGCCGTGGCCGGAAAAGATTTCAAGCTGGGCTGCATTTCCTGTAAGATGCGCGGCGAGGTGGACGCCACTGCCACCGTCGACTGGTTCTTCATGGCGAAAGGAGAGAGCGAGTTCACCCAC ATCTACAGTTACAGCGAAATGATGGGCAACGTGATAGACGAACGCTTCACGGACCGTATCGAGTGGGTGGGAAGTAAAAAGACGTTGGACCTGCAGGACGGATCTCTAAACATCCTCAACATCACCTACAACGACACGGGGACGTACCGCTGCTACTTCGACCGCACGCTCTTCTTCGACTACTACGAGTTTCGCACCAACGCCACCAAATTCATCACCATCAACGTCGTGGCTAAAG agaccCGTGGTTTGGCCTCTATCCTGTCGGAGGTGATGATGTACGTGTCCATCATCGGGCTGCAGCTGTGGTTACTGGTGGAGATGGTttactgttacaggaaaatcgCCGCCGCTGGAGAGGAAGCActgagagagagcgc GGCCGAGTATTTAGCCATCACGTCTGAGAGTAAAGATAACTGCACCGGTGTGGCTGTGGCCGAgtaa
- the psmc4 gene encoding 26S proteasome regulatory subunit 6B (The RefSeq protein has 2 substitutions compared to this genomic sequence): MEDGGVIVERAPDDVPAMLSSRPQTGLSFLAPEPEDLEDLYSRYKKLQQELEFLEVQEEYIKDEQKNLKKEFLHAQEEVKRIQSIPLVIGQFLEAVDQNTAIVGSTTGSNYYVRILSTIDRELLKPNASVALHKHSNALVDVLPPEADSSIMMLTSDQKPDVMYADIGGMDIQKQEVREAVELPLTHFELYKQIGIDPPRGVLMYGPPGCGKTMLAKAVAHHTTAAFIRVVGSEFVQKYLGEGPRMVRDVFRLAKENAPAIIFIDEIDAIATKRFDAQTGADREVQRILLELLNQMDGFDQNVNVKVIMATNRADTLDPALLRPGRLDCKIEFPVPDRRQKRLIFTTITSKMNLSEEVDLEDYVARPDKISGADINSICQEAGMLAVRENRYIVLAKDFEKAYETVIKKDEQEHEFYK, translated from the exons ATGGAGGATGGCGGAGTGATAGTCGAGAGGGCTCCG gatGATGTTCCAGCCATGCTGAGCTCACGGCCTCAGACCGGTTTGTCCTTTTTGGCCCCAGAACCTGAGGATCTGGAAGATCTGTACAGCAGATATAAG AAGCTGCAGCAGGAGCTGGAGTTTTTGGAGGTGCAGGAGGAGTACATTAAGGATGAGCAGAAGAACCTGAAGAAGGAGTTCCTCCACGCTCAGGAGGAGGTGAAGAGGATCCAGAGCATCCCGCTGGTCATCGGACAGTTCCTGGAAGCCGTGGACCAGAACACCGCCATCGTGGGTTCCACTACAG ggtCGAATTACTACGTGCGGATCCTGAGCACTATAGACAGAGAGCTGCTGAAGCCCAACGCCTCGGTGGCTCTGCACAAACACAGCAACGCTCTGGTGGACGTTCTGCCCCCGGAGGCTGACAGCAGCATCATGATGCTCACCTCGG ATCAGAAGCCGGATGTGATGTACGCTGATATCGGAGGGATGGACATCCAGAAGCAGGAGGTGCGGGAGGCCGTGGAGCTGCCCCTCACACACTTTGAGCTCTATAAGCAG ATTGGTATCGACCCCCCGAGAGGAGTGCTGATGTACGGGCCGCCCGGCTGTGGGAAAACCATGCTGGCAAAAGCCGTGGCTCACCACACCACAG CGGCGTTTATCCGCGTCGTGGGCTCAGAGTTTGTTCAGAAGTACCTGGGTGAAGGGCCGCGTATGGTCAGAGACGTGTTCCGATTGGCCAAAGAGAACGCACCTGCCATCATCTTCATCGACGAGATCGACGCCATCGCCACCAAGCGCTTCGACGCTCAGACCGGAG cTGACCGAGAGGTGCAGAGAATCCTCCTGGAGCTCCTGAATCAGATGGACGGATTCGACCAGAACGTCAATGTGAAG GTGATCATGGCCACTAACAGGGCCGACACTCTGGACCCAGCTCTGCTGCGTCCAGGTCGTTTGGACCGTAAGATCGAGTTTCCTGTGCCAGACCGCAGACAGAAGCGCCTTAtcttcaccaccatcaccagCAAGATGAACCTGTCTGAGGAGGTGGACCTGGAGGACT atgttgCTCGACCTGACAAGATCTCTGGAGCGGATATTAACTCTATCTGCCAGGAG GCTGGTATGCTGGCCGTGCGTGAAAACCGTTATATCGTCCTGGCCAAGGATTTCGAGAAGGCTTACAAGACGGTGATCAAGAAGGACGAGCAGGAGCACGAGTTCTACAAGTAG